The following are from one region of the Actinomyces sp. oral taxon 897 genome:
- a CDS encoding GAP1-N2 domain-containing protein yields MTTYNSTPSVEQLLYTNVDRVVDGQELSGWQTMATTPGMDEAEADWLRSLIDPGLSGTRPLPGYPTPEQVAAADRRLRQVPSSSGTVLVHTAPAGTDSTGRTNSMTHVLLLPRQAAPSLRTTDLWRSPGWVTPFGAQAVRDAVLPPPQDLVPGEVTTMDAVTEFVLQKGRGAVLTALADALEPVLASRVPGPPRPAPDTTVLLGVRSTDEAALWVAALQRCCAPLTGCYLGFSTLETAGTMTEVDAVMASPTDLACVPLAELEAVEARPGLVVINPDSPPTSAPQGTWGKLVAAMTSSMARWVTGQEGLETVLSLLEDHRELTPAWPLAMAEASEPGLFSDVINVITDVDRELMTCQPAALAQNPYLTGLLTERFLDSSDTDPASWYAKLDAVPLGTPVGGVVSGLVNKYLDSAVADSGWLLDDTRQASATVTYWLRSWTTEPEPGRDMRLRLLVRTAERTVGDTPIAHLLLADRLTRDGVVLGEADTMRLVIDSAQSLVGPGNPLLRGQVLGLSPAPDLMDAIRVLVEDLLVVPVEDVPVLPRLDRQVAAWLAADGPRTLGPALGAEVALAFLGAPGTDVETVLAFLGALSRRFHLDPTVVDSLVAVCTPRQALAMTPLCADRVVLVSRVLARDPQGEGAQEAAKWLMRVKQHSLEQLSVTPLEAMSQGTAAALLTLSRQVPLASGLETSVACCLAGNILVALQSLLTSQGMWAPRPWPGGPPGRPPVAARRPRTPPSPRWSSPRPCPTPPRPPRRACRTRPPRTAPPGLTRTACGARTPGPRPRPPGRTSATRVTRPARPRPPPRSRCGSRPTSRTSATGRSRSSCWCCGTTRRCAWRACARR; encoded by the coding sequence ATGACCACCTACAACAGCACGCCCTCGGTGGAGCAGCTGCTCTACACCAACGTGGACCGGGTGGTGGACGGCCAGGAGCTCAGCGGCTGGCAGACCATGGCCACCACCCCCGGCATGGACGAGGCCGAGGCCGACTGGCTGCGCAGCCTGATCGACCCGGGCCTGAGCGGCACCCGCCCGCTGCCGGGGTACCCGACCCCCGAGCAGGTGGCGGCCGCGGACCGACGCCTGCGTCAGGTGCCCTCCTCCTCCGGTACCGTCCTGGTCCACACCGCCCCCGCGGGCACGGACTCCACCGGGCGCACCAACTCCATGACCCACGTCCTCCTGCTGCCCAGGCAGGCCGCGCCGTCCCTGCGGACCACGGACCTGTGGCGCAGCCCGGGGTGGGTCACGCCCTTCGGGGCGCAGGCCGTGCGCGACGCCGTCCTGCCACCGCCCCAGGACCTGGTCCCCGGCGAGGTCACCACCATGGACGCCGTGACCGAGTTCGTCCTCCAGAAGGGGCGCGGCGCCGTCCTGACCGCGCTCGCCGACGCCCTGGAGCCGGTCCTGGCCTCCCGCGTGCCCGGCCCGCCCCGCCCCGCCCCGGACACCACCGTCCTGCTGGGTGTGCGCTCCACCGACGAGGCGGCCCTGTGGGTCGCGGCCCTGCAACGCTGCTGCGCCCCGCTGACCGGGTGCTACCTGGGCTTCTCCACCCTGGAGACGGCCGGGACCATGACGGAGGTGGACGCGGTCATGGCCTCCCCCACCGACCTGGCCTGCGTCCCCCTGGCGGAGCTGGAGGCGGTCGAGGCGCGCCCCGGCCTGGTCGTCATTAACCCGGACAGCCCTCCCACGTCCGCCCCGCAGGGCACCTGGGGCAAGCTCGTGGCGGCCATGACCTCCAGCATGGCGAGGTGGGTCACGGGCCAGGAGGGCCTGGAGACCGTCCTCAGCCTCCTGGAGGACCACCGTGAGCTCACCCCGGCCTGGCCCCTGGCCATGGCCGAGGCCAGCGAACCAGGCCTGTTCTCAGACGTGATCAACGTCATAACCGACGTCGACCGTGAGCTCATGACCTGCCAGCCGGCCGCCCTGGCCCAGAACCCCTACCTGACCGGCCTGCTGACTGAGCGCTTCCTGGACTCCTCGGACACCGACCCGGCGAGCTGGTACGCCAAGCTGGACGCCGTCCCGCTCGGGACGCCCGTGGGCGGCGTGGTCTCCGGGCTGGTGAACAAGTACCTGGACAGCGCGGTCGCGGACAGCGGCTGGCTGCTGGACGACACCCGTCAGGCCTCCGCCACGGTGACCTACTGGCTGCGCAGCTGGACCACGGAGCCCGAGCCGGGCCGGGACATGAGGCTGAGGCTCCTGGTCAGGACCGCTGAGCGCACCGTCGGTGACACGCCCATCGCCCACCTCCTCCTGGCCGACCGGCTGACCCGTGACGGCGTGGTCCTGGGGGAGGCGGACACAATGCGCCTGGTCATTGACTCCGCCCAGAGCCTGGTGGGTCCCGGGAACCCGTTGCTGCGGGGCCAGGTCCTGGGCCTCAGTCCGGCCCCGGACCTCATGGACGCCATCCGCGTCCTCGTGGAGGACCTGCTGGTGGTCCCCGTGGAGGACGTCCCGGTGCTGCCCCGCCTGGACAGGCAGGTCGCCGCCTGGCTCGCCGCCGACGGCCCCAGGACGCTCGGACCGGCCCTGGGCGCCGAGGTGGCGCTGGCCTTCCTGGGGGCCCCGGGGACCGACGTCGAGACGGTCCTGGCCTTCCTGGGGGCCCTGTCCCGCCGCTTCCACCTGGACCCCACGGTGGTGGACTCCCTGGTCGCCGTCTGCACCCCACGTCAGGCGCTGGCGATGACGCCGCTGTGCGCCGACAGGGTCGTGCTGGTGAGCCGGGTACTGGCCCGCGACCCCCAGGGCGAGGGGGCCCAGGAGGCCGCCAAGTGGCTCATGCGGGTCAAGCAGCACTCCCTCGAGCAGCTCAGCGTCACCCCCCTGGAGGCAATGAGCCAGGGGACCGCCGCCGCGCTGCTGACGCTCTCCCGGCAGGTCCCCCTGGCCAGCGGCCTGGAGACCAGCGTGGCGTGCTGCCTGGCGGGCAACATCCTGGTAGCGCTGCAGTCCCTGCTGACCTCCCAGGGCATGTGGGCCCCCAGGCCGTGGCCGGGCGGCCCGCCTGGCCGGCCCCCGGTGGCGGCGCGCCGCCCGAGGACGCCCCCCAGCCCGAGGTGGTCCAGCCCGAGGCCGTGCCCGACGCCGCCCCGCCCGCCCCGGAGGGCGTGCAGGACCCGGCCCCCCAGGACGGCGCCCCCGGGCCTGACCCGTACGGCGTGTGGGGCCCGGACCCCTGGACCCAGGCCCCGCCCGCCCGGCAGGACATCCGCTACCCGGGTGACCCGCCCCGCCCGCCCGCGCCCCCCTCCCCGGAGTCGGTGCGGCTCACGCCCTACCAGCAGGACGTCTGCGACCGGGCGCTCGCGGTCCTCCTGCTGGTGCTGTGGAACGACCAGGCGGTGCGCCTGGAGGGCCTGCGCCCGGAGATGA